From the genome of Bacteroidota bacterium:
ATGGTGCATTTGTTGAAATTGCTCCCGGTGTTGAAGGACTTATCCATGTTTCTGAAATGTCATGGTCACAGCACCTGAGAAGTGCCCAGGAATTCCTGAAAGTTGGGGATGTTGTGGAGGCTGTTATCCTTACCCTCGACCGCGAAGAAAGGAAGATGTCTCTTGGCATGAAACAACTCAAACCGGATCCATGGCAGAATATCGAAGAAAAATATGCAGTGGGCAGCAAACATACCGCTAAGGTTCGCAACTTCACCAATTTTGGTGTTTTTGTTGAAATCGAAGAAGGTATTGACGGCCTGATCCATATTTCTGATTTGTCCTGGACAAGGAAGATCAAACATCCGGCTGAATTTACTTCCATAGGTGCCGATATTGATGTAGTGGTTCTGGAAATCGATAAGGATAACCGCAGATTAAGCCTGGGCCATAAACAACTGGAAGAAAATCCCTGGGATGTCTTTGAAACAGTATTTACCATTGATTCTGTCCATGAAGGTACCATTATTGAATTGGTTGATAAAGGCGCTATTATTGCCCTGCCTTATGGAGTTGAAGGTTTTGCTACTACTAAACATCTGGTAAAAGAAGATGGAACAACGGCAAAAGTTGACGAAAAACTCCAATTCAAGGTAATTGAGTTCAACAAATCAGCTAAACGTATCATTCTTTCCCATACCAGAACTTTCGAAGACGCTAAAAAAGCTGAAGAGATTTCTGAAAGAAAAGAAAAGGAAGCTAATATTAAGAAAGTCACCAAGAAGATTAAAAATAATATAGAAAAGACTACTCTGGGTGATATTCCTGATTTGGCTGCCTTGAAGACAGAAATGGAAGAAAACGAAAAAAAAGCTGAAGCTGAAGCAGAAAAAGATAAAAAAGATCAGGAAAAATAGTATCTTTACCAGTGAAGTTAAAAAAAGTTATTTCTCGTAAATAAATTTATAATTCAAGCTTAAATTTATTTTATATGGAATTCAATATAAAAAAACTGGAAAATTATACTTTAATTCAAGTATTGGAAGAGAAACTGGATACTCATATTGCCCCGAACTTAAAATCTGAACTGATTCTGATTTCTGGCAATGGAGAGGAGAACATCATACTGGATTTAAGTAAATGTCGTTATTGTGATTCCTCAGGTCTGAGCGCAATTTTAGTGGCCAACAGGCTCTGCAAAAATGCGAATGGAACTTTCGTGCTCACTGGTTTAAATGATGCCGTGGAAAGGCTTATTACAATTTCGCAACTGGATACTGTTTTGAGCATTACCAACACCGTGGAAGAAGCGGTAGATATAGTTACTAAAGCTCAATAATTTAATAAGCTGAAAAATTGTCTTTTTCTGTAACAATATTGGGAAGCAGTTCTGCATTGCCTACTTCCCGGAGATTTACAAGTGCTCACCTGCTGAATGCAGATGAGCACTTTTTTTTAATTGATTGCGGCGAGGGAACTCAAATGCAATTGCGCAGGTATAATGTCCCCTTTTTGAAAATCAACCATATCTTTATCAGCCATCTGCATGGCGATCACACCTTCGGTTTAATCGGGCTGCTCTCATCTTATATCCTTCTGGAAAGGAAAAACGATTTACACATTTATGCTTACAGTGAATTAAAAAAGCTGCTCAACCCATATATCCGTTTTTACCTGAATGATATCACCTTTAAAATTATTTTTCATGACCTGGATGTCAGGAAAAACAGCGTGATCTATGAGGATAAGATCCTTACAGTAGAAACGATACCTTTAAAGCACCGGATAGAAACCTGTGGTTTTTTATTCAGGGAAAAACAAAAGGACCTTAACATCAGGAAAGAATATGTTCAGGAATATGGCTTATCCATAAAAGATATACAAAACATTAAAAAAGGTGGGGATTTTCAGTCTGACGGGGGAGAAGTTATCCCGAATAAGATACTTACCTTTCCGCCATTTCATCCGCGTAGTTACGCATATTGCTCGGATACCGTTTTTGATGAATCGGTCATCCCTTTGGTCAGTCAGGTCGACTTGCTTTATCATGAAGCTACCTATTGCAATAAAGATCTGGCAAGAGCCAGAAAAAATTATCATTCTACTTCCTCTCAGGCAGCTACCATTGCTTCTAAAGCAGGAGTAAAGAAACTTATCTTAGGCCACTTCTCAGCACGGTATAAAGATATCCTCCCTTTGCTGAAAGAAGCACAGGCCATTTTTCCCAATACTTCGGTGGTAAATGATGGCGATTGCTTTGATGTACCCCTGGAACGTGAAATTATCGGATAATTTGCATACGTTAAAATAGAAAACCCGAAGAATGGAGATTGCCGGGTTTTCTTTACTTTCTAGTCGGTGACTTCAAAATCTGATTTCTCGACTCCGCATAAGGGGCAAACCCAATCATCGGGAAGATCTTCGAAGGCTGTGCCTGGCGCAATTCCATTATCCGTATCCCCTTCTTTGGGGTCATAAATATACCCGCAAACTTTACATTTGTATTTTTTCATAGCTGAAAATTTTAGTAATCTTTGGGTAATAAAAATAAAGAAAAGATTTGAATGAATAGAGGGAAAATTGTTTTTTTACGTAATTTAACGTTATGAATGAATTTAGAACTATTGAATTGTTAAACGATTGATTATTAATTGATTGGATATGCCGGATCTGGAAAATTTACTTTCCCTTTTTATGCCAGTAAAACTGGAGGAGCTTAACAGTGAAGTTGAATTGATGAATAGGATAGATATGAAGTTCCTTTTTCCTATTAGCAAACTCGCTGGTTTTTTAAAACAGGTACAGCCTTTATATTATTCTTTATTAATTGATAACAGGAGGATTTTTAATTATCAATCGATCTATTACGATACAAGTGATTTGTTTATGTATCAATGCCATCAGAAGGGAATGCTTAACCGGTTTAAAATAAGGCGCCGTAAATACCTTGATTCACAGATTGATTATCTGGAGATCAAATTAAAAAATGATGAGGGGCGTACCATAAAAAAGCGCATTCGTTATCCAGGCGATCAGCAGAATATAGATCTGTCGGCACACCATTTCATTGCTTCCAATTCTCCTTTTAAAGCTGATCAGTTAACCCCTACCTTAGAGGTGAATTTTAAAAGGATCACTCTGGTGCATAAATCCGTTTCTGAAAGGGTTACCCTGGATTTCAACCTTTCTTTTAAAAATAAGGATGGTGAACTGGAGGTTCCAAATTTAGTGATCGCTGAAATTAAGCGTGGCACCTCTCCTGTAAATTCTGATTTTGCAGGCATATTACAAAAAAAACATATTAAATCCTCGGAAATGAGTAAATATGCCATGGGCATTGCTTTATTATCCGAGAAAAACTTTATTAAGGATAATCCCTTATTAAATCCGATTGATGATGATTAGCCCTTTTTGTTTAGCTGATATAGGAACCGCTACCGCTTTTGGCGTGAAAATAATTGATATTGATTCTTTCCTGCGGTTGTTGGTTCATTTTGCATTTAATTTTCTGGTAATACTGGTGCTGGCTAGGGTATTGTATTATCACAATTCCAGAAGGAAAGACTACCTGTTTAGTTATTTACTGATTTCGACCATTATTTTTCTGCTTTGCTATTTGTTGTCAAATGTCAAGCTTCAGCTTGGGTTTGCATTAGGCTTGTTTGCTGTTTTCGGAATTTTGCGGTACCGTACAGATGCCATTCCCATCAAAGAGATGACCTATCTCTTTGTAATCATTGGAATTTCCGTTATTAATGCCTTGTCCAGTGTAGAGATCAGTTATGCCGAACTTTTGTTTACCAATATACTGATCATTGGGCTGGCATGGTCAATGGAAAGAATATGGCTGTCGCGCCATGTAACCCGGAAAGTTGTGGATTATGAAAAGATAGAATTAATTAAGCCTGAAAACCGTAAATTCCTGATCCAGGATCTGGAAGAGCGTACAGGACTTCATATCAATAGAATTGAAATAGGTAAAATCGATTTTCTTAAGGAAACTGTCAGGATTTTGGTTTATTATTATGATGATGAAAACCGGGAATTCTCCGGAGCCGATGATCCCTTCAACCATTCGGTCAATAATGACGATGACGATGATTAATGAATTCTATCCCCGCCTGAACCGGATTGCCGACCCCAAGGCAATATATTGGCGGTGATGAATTAACCCGCTTGGGTCTATCCCTCTAAAAACAGTCTGTTTCAGTTATATTAATTATTAAATAACAGAAACAATTTGCCTAAAGACTATTTTGCAATCTATAATTCATTATCTTTGCCTGAATTTTCAT
Proteins encoded in this window:
- a CDS encoding STAS domain-containing protein — protein: MEFNIKKLENYTLIQVLEEKLDTHIAPNLKSELILISGNGEENIILDLSKCRYCDSSGLSAILVANRLCKNANGTFVLTGLNDAVERLITISQLDTVLSITNTVEEAVDIVTKAQ
- a CDS encoding ribonuclease Z is translated as MSFSVTILGSSSALPTSRRFTSAHLLNADEHFFLIDCGEGTQMQLRRYNVPFLKINHIFISHLHGDHTFGLIGLLSSYILLERKNDLHIYAYSELKKLLNPYIRFYLNDITFKIIFHDLDVRKNSVIYEDKILTVETIPLKHRIETCGFLFREKQKDLNIRKEYVQEYGLSIKDIQNIKKGGDFQSDGGEVIPNKILTFPPFHPRSYAYCSDTVFDESVIPLVSQVDLLYHEATYCNKDLARARKNYHSTSSQAATIASKAGVKKLILGHFSARYKDILPLLKEAQAIFPNTSVVNDGDCFDVPLEREIIG
- a CDS encoding rubredoxin, producing the protein MKKYKCKVCGYIYDPKEGDTDNGIAPGTAFEDLPDDWVCPLCGVEKSDFEVTD
- a CDS encoding polyphosphate polymerase domain-containing protein, with protein sequence MPDLENLLSLFMPVKLEELNSEVELMNRIDMKFLFPISKLAGFLKQVQPLYYSLLIDNRRIFNYQSIYYDTSDLFMYQCHQKGMLNRFKIRRRKYLDSQIDYLEIKLKNDEGRTIKKRIRYPGDQQNIDLSAHHFIASNSPFKADQLTPTLEVNFKRITLVHKSVSERVTLDFNLSFKNKDGELEVPNLVIAEIKRGTSPVNSDFAGILQKKHIKSSEMSKYAMGIALLSEKNFIKDNPLLNPIDDD
- a CDS encoding DUF4956 domain-containing protein, which codes for MMISPFCLADIGTATAFGVKIIDIDSFLRLLVHFAFNFLVILVLARVLYYHNSRRKDYLFSYLLISTIIFLLCYLLSNVKLQLGFALGLFAVFGILRYRTDAIPIKEMTYLFVIIGISVINALSSVEISYAELLFTNILIIGLAWSMERIWLSRHVTRKVVDYEKIELIKPENRKFLIQDLEERTGLHINRIEIGKIDFLKETVRILVYYYDDENREFSGADDPFNHSVNNDDDDD